Proteins encoded within one genomic window of Halocatena marina:
- a CDS encoding CocE/NonD family hydrolase, with amino-acid sequence MARKRWSENPTRRAFLQRVAAGSLAGIVGASVGTTDATTRDTHIERVEIESFDGTTIVGSVYEPAGAATTATDRSYPAVLMTHTWGSDRMGTAQVRMAEYYAQNGYVVLVYDSRGFGESDGTVGLNGPNEVRDASALISWLGRRSTVEVDEPIDGRVNPRVGMDGISYAGGLQLTVAAADDRLDAIVPRLAWHDLSYSFAPDGVIKKGWATLLYVTGIADSRGISLEDMVLSFENIEHGVEPQLHEIYRDTMVENELTEDAWEYLNARSPIEKLDQIDIPTLFIAGWSDTLFTPQEAIRNYRKLRNQAVETRLLLHDGGHTLGVSSTSGGTAAYIDDIARAWMDTHLTDGTSPMNLPPITYYHQQSDSWEAINRFPAAEDGLTFSLESAALGTHSLLVNTVVSTSMNQFVPILEGGVTAVSFDFPVDEPFELLGPPVLDVTIAPLGRETRLFAMLSRIHSENETQLYNQVTPFSVETEDDTAEELMERKNRRGLELQSEQKHIELVVTQHQFDSDDALRLTLATTDDAFFASRTSLGALVYHSEETPATLSVPVRRRDF; translated from the coding sequence ATGGCGCGCAAACGGTGGTCGGAGAATCCGACACGCCGTGCTTTCTTACAGCGGGTCGCAGCTGGTTCACTCGCTGGTATCGTCGGTGCCAGTGTTGGGACCACTGATGCGACGACTCGTGATACGCACATCGAGCGTGTCGAGATCGAATCATTCGACGGGACAACGATCGTCGGGAGCGTATACGAGCCAGCGGGTGCAGCGACAACTGCCACCGACCGATCGTATCCTGCAGTGCTCATGACCCACACGTGGGGCAGTGACCGAATGGGTACAGCGCAGGTCAGAATGGCCGAGTACTACGCACAAAATGGATACGTCGTCCTTGTCTACGATTCCCGAGGATTCGGGGAGTCAGACGGCACGGTCGGACTCAACGGACCAAATGAGGTACGGGACGCCTCGGCACTCATTTCGTGGCTCGGTCGACGTTCGACTGTCGAGGTCGATGAACCGATCGACGGGCGAGTGAATCCACGAGTTGGAATGGATGGTATCTCGTATGCGGGTGGACTTCAACTAACTGTCGCAGCAGCAGACGATCGTCTCGATGCGATAGTTCCGCGGTTAGCGTGGCACGATCTCTCGTACTCGTTCGCTCCCGACGGTGTAATCAAGAAGGGGTGGGCAACACTGTTGTACGTCACTGGTATCGCAGATTCGCGCGGTATTTCATTGGAGGACATGGTTCTGTCGTTCGAGAATATCGAACACGGCGTCGAGCCGCAACTCCACGAGATATACCGGGACACGATGGTAGAAAACGAACTAACCGAGGATGCGTGGGAGTACTTGAACGCCCGCTCGCCGATTGAGAAGTTAGATCAGATAGACATCCCCACGCTGTTCATCGCAGGATGGTCAGATACGCTGTTCACCCCGCAGGAAGCGATTCGGAACTACCGAAAGCTCCGTAACCAAGCCGTCGAAACGCGCCTGCTCTTGCACGACGGTGGACACACGCTCGGCGTCTCCAGTACATCGGGAGGGACAGCAGCGTACATCGACGACATCGCTCGTGCGTGGATGGACACACACCTCACAGACGGGACATCACCGATGAACCTCCCACCAATCACCTACTACCACCAGCAGTCAGACTCGTGGGAAGCAATCAATCGGTTCCCTGCTGCCGAGGACGGATTGACGTTCTCACTCGAATCTGCCGCGCTGGGAACACATTCACTACTTGTCAACACCGTTGTCTCGACCTCGATGAATCAGTTCGTCCCGATTCTCGAAGGCGGAGTGACGGCGGTCTCGTTCGACTTTCCGGTGGACGAACCATTCGAACTTCTCGGACCCCCCGTCCTCGATGTTACTATCGCTCCGCTCGGTCGGGAAACACGGCTGTTCGCAATGCTCTCTCGTATTCACAGTGAGAATGAGACACAGCTCTACAACCAAGTGACACCATTCAGCGTTGAAACTGAAGACGACACTGCCGAAGAATTGATGGAGCGAAAAAATAGGCGTGGCTTGGAACTACAATCGGAGCAAAAGCATATCGAATTAGTCGTCACCCAGCACCAATTCGACTCCGATGACGCCCTTCGACTCACGCTTGCCACGACAGACGACGCCTTTTTCGCCTCTCGGACATCGCTC